A single window of Pyxidicoccus xibeiensis DNA harbors:
- the pssA gene encoding CDP-diacylglycerol--serine O-phosphatidyltransferase, whose protein sequence is MKLRKLMFVLPNLFTVTSIFCGFYAITLCTGEAGPVQLYQAALSIFFAMFFDGMDGRVARLTKTQSDFGVQLDSLADVMSFGVAPGLLVYKWALSPLGFAGLFVAFAFTACGALRLARFNVLAARNPHGGGGRFFVGLPIPLAAGMLVSVIISHHAAAGGQPLHEAAAVPVAAAVVGLSLLMVSTVRYRTFKDARPSRKSALTLMLVVVGGVAIATRFHPAWVLVACCGAYLVLGLVESAVLVRSRLVARKVAPGAAAAVAVAAVIDDEDEEEDADEEAGPGNDGPAYL, encoded by the coding sequence ATGAAGCTGCGGAAACTGATGTTCGTGCTTCCGAACCTTTTCACTGTCACGTCCATCTTCTGTGGCTTCTATGCCATCACCCTCTGCACGGGTGAGGCAGGTCCCGTGCAGCTCTACCAGGCGGCCCTGTCCATCTTCTTCGCCATGTTCTTCGACGGGATGGACGGCCGGGTGGCCCGCCTGACGAAGACGCAGAGCGACTTTGGCGTGCAGCTCGACAGCCTGGCGGACGTGATGTCGTTCGGGGTGGCGCCTGGCCTCCTGGTCTACAAGTGGGCGCTCTCGCCGCTGGGCTTCGCGGGCCTGTTCGTCGCCTTCGCCTTCACCGCGTGCGGCGCGCTGCGGCTGGCGCGCTTCAATGTGCTGGCGGCGCGCAACCCGCACGGGGGCGGGGGGCGCTTCTTCGTGGGCCTGCCGATTCCCCTGGCGGCGGGCATGCTGGTGTCGGTCATCATCTCGCACCACGCGGCCGCCGGAGGGCAGCCGCTGCACGAGGCCGCCGCGGTGCCGGTGGCGGCGGCGGTGGTGGGCCTGTCGCTGCTGATGGTGTCGACGGTGCGCTACCGCACCTTCAAGGACGCGCGTCCCAGCCGCAAGAGCGCGCTGACCCTCATGCTGGTGGTGGTCGGCGGCGTGGCGATTGCCACCCGGTTCCACCCGGCCTGGGTGCTGGTGGCCTGCTGCGGGGCGTACCTGGTGCTGGGGCTGGTGGAGTCCGCGGTGCTGGTGCGCAGCCGGCTGGTGGCGCGCAAGGTGGCCCCGGGGGCCGCCGCCGCGGTGGCGGTCGCCGCCGTCATCGATGACGAGGACGAGGAAGAGGACGCCGACGAAGAGGCCGGCCCGGGCAACGACGGTCCCGCGTACCTCTGA
- a CDS encoding CinA family nicotinamide mononucleotide deamidase-related protein, whose product MRVELLCTGDELVTGLITDTNSTYLEARLFDLGVKVERVVTVGDVRPHITQALREAASRADVVVVSGGLGPTADDFTLECAAEAAGVSFGEDARVLDWLRERYAARGMALNPGALRMARIPHGAEPVRNPQGSAPLVILTLGRCRLFFLPGVPREFKALLDGEVLPRLRTWLEAEPGRTYRAFRLLRTVGIYESELDQAVMPLAPSHPRVVFGFRTHAPENHLKLMAEAPSQAEADAALAAVEAECRRLLGAHVFGADANEYAPVLLGLLGRVGATLATAESCTGGLIAQQLTAVSGASSVFIGGAVVYSEKMKSAWVGVPAEVLERHTAVSRETAIAMAEGVRAACGTTFGLSVTGYAGPGGGTPEDPVGTVYCALAGAGMTTRCDRMTFSGDRDRVRLFAASHTLEMLRQHLLAAPATP is encoded by the coding sequence ATGCGCGTCGAGCTGCTGTGTACCGGTGACGAGCTCGTCACCGGCCTCATCACGGACACCAACAGCACGTACCTGGAAGCCCGCCTCTTCGACCTGGGAGTGAAGGTCGAGCGCGTGGTGACTGTCGGCGACGTGAGGCCGCACATCACCCAGGCGCTCCGCGAGGCGGCCTCGCGGGCGGACGTGGTGGTGGTGTCCGGCGGGCTGGGGCCCACGGCGGACGACTTCACCCTCGAGTGCGCCGCCGAGGCCGCGGGGGTGTCGTTCGGCGAGGACGCCCGGGTGCTCGACTGGCTGCGCGAGCGGTATGCCGCGCGGGGGATGGCCCTCAACCCCGGTGCGCTGCGCATGGCGCGCATCCCCCACGGCGCCGAGCCCGTGCGCAACCCGCAGGGCTCCGCGCCCCTGGTCATCCTCACCCTGGGGCGGTGCCGTCTCTTCTTCCTCCCCGGCGTGCCGCGCGAGTTCAAGGCGCTGCTGGACGGTGAGGTCCTGCCTCGCCTCCGGACCTGGCTGGAGGCCGAGCCCGGCCGCACGTACCGCGCCTTCCGCCTGCTGCGCACGGTGGGCATCTACGAGTCGGAGCTCGACCAGGCGGTGATGCCGCTGGCCCCGAGCCACCCGCGCGTGGTGTTCGGCTTCCGCACACATGCGCCGGAGAACCACCTGAAGCTGATGGCCGAGGCGCCCTCGCAGGCCGAGGCTGACGCCGCGCTCGCCGCCGTGGAGGCGGAGTGCCGCCGGCTGCTGGGCGCGCACGTGTTCGGCGCGGACGCGAACGAGTACGCCCCGGTGCTCCTGGGCCTGCTCGGGCGCGTGGGAGCCACGCTGGCGACGGCGGAGAGCTGCACCGGCGGCCTCATCGCCCAGCAGCTCACCGCGGTGTCGGGGGCCAGCAGCGTCTTCATCGGCGGCGCGGTGGTGTACTCGGAGAAGATGAAGTCCGCGTGGGTGGGCGTCCCCGCCGAGGTGCTCGAGCGCCACACCGCCGTGTCGCGCGAGACGGCCATCGCCATGGCCGAGGGCGTGCGCGCCGCCTGTGGCACCACGTTTGGCCTGTCGGTGACGGGCTACGCGGGCCCGGGAGGCGGGACACCGGAGGACCCGGTGGGCACCGTGTATTGCGCGCTGGCCGGCGCGGGGATGACCACCCGCTGCGACCGCATGACCTTCTCCGGCGACCGCGACCGCGTGCGCCTGTTCGCCGCCTCCCACACGCTGGAGATGCTGCGGCAGCACCTGCTCGCCGCGCCCGCCACCCCATGA